A genome region from Schlesneria paludicola DSM 18645 includes the following:
- a CDS encoding phosphoketolase family protein has translation MSRSTTEVKRNAQSDGKLLATGPLTTDELSRMDAYWRALNYLAVGQIYLMDNPLLREPLRREHIKPRLLGHWGTCPGLNMLCVHLNRVIKNDDLNMIYIIGPGHGGPSLVAHAYLEGTYSKVYPNISQDADGMKKLFKQFSFPGGIPSHVAPETPGSIHEGGELGYALSHAYGAAFDNPDLIVACIIGDGEAETGPLATGWHGNKFLNPARDGCVLPILHLNGYKIANPCFLARIPKEELQKFFEGMGYKPYFVEGSDPADVHQQLSGVLDTVVAEIKQIWTDARATGAVVKRPAWPMIVLRTPKGWTCPAEIDGKKCEGYWRSHQVPMGDMDKPEHIRILEQWMKTYRPEELFDAQGCLRSELAELAPKGHRRMSDNPHANGGLLMQDLKMPDFRDYAVDVPSPGATTVESAREMGKFLRDVMKLNLDSKNFRLFSPDENNSNRWQDVLEVTNRCYMAEIYPEDDHLSPDGRVMEVLSEHQCQGWLEAYLLTGRHGFFSCYEAFIHIIDSMFNQHAKWLKTCNHIPWRRPIASLNYFLSSHVWRQDHNGLSHQDPGFIDHVVNKKAEVVRVYLPPDANCLLSVTDHCLRSRNYVNVVVAGKQPAPQWLTMDQAIKHCNAGLGIWEWASNDKGCEPDVVMACCGDVPTLETLAAVELIHQHLSELKVRVVNVVNLMRLQPQSEHPHGISDRDFDALFTKDKPIIFAFHGYPSLIHRLTYRRTNHKNLHVRGYKEEGTTTTPFDMVVMNDLDRFHLVEDVIDRLPQLGARAAYFKQAVHEKLVEHKEYIDEHGDDLPSISGWKWGAKGPTNPRRTSTAGDNV, from the coding sequence ATGTCCAGATCGACCACCGAAGTAAAGCGAAATGCACAGTCAGACGGAAAGCTGTTGGCAACGGGACCACTGACTACGGACGAACTGAGCCGAATGGACGCCTATTGGCGTGCGTTAAACTATTTGGCCGTCGGCCAGATCTACCTGATGGACAACCCGCTGCTTCGCGAACCCCTCAGACGAGAGCACATCAAGCCACGGTTACTGGGCCATTGGGGAACCTGTCCGGGGTTGAACATGCTTTGTGTTCATCTCAACCGAGTTATTAAGAACGACGACCTGAATATGATCTACATCATCGGTCCCGGACACGGTGGTCCGTCACTGGTGGCGCATGCGTATCTGGAAGGCACCTATTCCAAGGTATATCCCAACATCAGCCAAGATGCGGATGGAATGAAAAAGCTGTTCAAGCAGTTCAGCTTCCCAGGCGGAATTCCAAGCCACGTTGCGCCCGAAACACCCGGTAGTATTCACGAAGGCGGCGAGCTTGGATATGCGCTCAGCCACGCGTATGGCGCTGCGTTTGACAATCCGGACTTGATTGTCGCCTGCATCATCGGCGATGGCGAAGCAGAAACCGGACCACTGGCCACTGGCTGGCATGGCAATAAGTTTCTGAACCCGGCTCGAGACGGATGTGTCCTCCCAATCCTTCACTTGAACGGCTACAAGATCGCCAATCCGTGCTTTCTGGCTCGCATCCCCAAGGAGGAGTTGCAGAAGTTTTTCGAGGGAATGGGTTACAAGCCGTACTTCGTCGAGGGATCCGATCCTGCCGACGTCCATCAGCAACTGTCGGGCGTTCTCGACACGGTTGTCGCGGAGATCAAACAAATCTGGACAGACGCACGTGCAACTGGAGCTGTCGTCAAGCGTCCGGCGTGGCCGATGATCGTCTTGCGGACCCCAAAAGGCTGGACATGCCCCGCTGAAATCGATGGAAAGAAGTGCGAAGGGTACTGGCGCAGCCATCAGGTCCCGATGGGCGACATGGACAAGCCCGAGCATATCCGGATTCTCGAACAATGGATGAAGACGTATCGACCTGAGGAACTGTTCGACGCGCAGGGCTGTCTCCGTTCGGAGTTGGCAGAACTCGCCCCGAAAGGGCATCGTCGAATGAGCGACAATCCCCACGCCAACGGCGGATTGTTGATGCAGGATCTGAAGATGCCGGACTTTCGTGATTATGCGGTCGATGTACCGAGCCCGGGGGCCACGACCGTGGAGTCGGCTCGTGAGATGGGCAAGTTCTTGCGCGACGTCATGAAGCTTAACCTCGACAGCAAGAACTTCAGGTTGTTCAGTCCAGATGAAAACAACTCAAACCGCTGGCAAGACGTGCTGGAGGTCACCAATCGCTGTTACATGGCCGAGATCTATCCGGAGGATGATCATCTTTCGCCTGACGGTCGAGTCATGGAAGTCCTGAGCGAGCACCAGTGCCAAGGTTGGCTCGAAGCCTATCTTCTAACAGGCCGACATGGATTCTTTTCTTGCTACGAAGCGTTTATCCACATCATCGACTCGATGTTTAATCAGCACGCAAAATGGCTAAAGACCTGCAATCACATCCCCTGGCGACGACCGATCGCATCCCTCAATTATTTTCTCAGCTCACATGTCTGGCGACAGGATCACAATGGCTTAAGTCACCAGGATCCGGGTTTCATCGACCACGTCGTCAACAAGAAGGCAGAGGTGGTCCGCGTTTATCTGCCACCCGATGCCAACTGTCTCCTGTCGGTAACCGATCACTGTTTACGCAGTCGCAACTATGTCAACGTCGTCGTTGCGGGCAAGCAACCAGCACCGCAGTGGCTGACGATGGATCAAGCGATCAAGCACTGCAACGCGGGGCTTGGCATCTGGGAGTGGGCATCGAACGACAAAGGGTGCGAACCTGATGTGGTTATGGCCTGCTGCGGCGACGTTCCGACGCTCGAGACACTGGCCGCGGTGGAATTGATTCATCAACACCTATCGGAGCTGAAAGTTCGCGTCGTCAATGTCGTCAACCTGATGAGGTTACAACCTCAGAGTGAGCATCCGCACGGGATTTCAGACCGTGACTTTGATGCACTTTTTACGAAAGACAAACCGATCATCTTTGCGTTCCACGGCTATCCGTCGCTCATTCATCGGCTGACGTACCGTCGGACCAATCATAAGAATCTGCATGTCCGCGGATACAAAGAAGAAGGTACGACGACAACTCCATTTGACATGGTCGTCATGAACGATCTCGATCGATTTCATTTGGTTGAGGACGTCATTGACCGCTTGCCTCAACTAGGTGCCCGAGCGGCCTATTTCAAACAGGCCGTCCACGAGAAGCTTGTCGAACACAAGGAATACATTGACGAGCATGGTGATGACCTGCCGTCCATCAGTGGATGGAAGTGGGGGGCGAAAGGGCCGACCAATCCGAGACGTACTTCTACCGCAGGCGATAACGTCTGA
- a CDS encoding 4-fold beta flower protein yields MTPLFDKSSGLVGWFDGANLFDANISWVAFVADGHFFSSVTLSWLGRLNKGSALDHHGKPVAWLAGTIPTGLLGDYRPMPPIMPVPPSRPLTPATPFKPSSQFIPNVGWSELTWPEWLRQR; encoded by the coding sequence GTGACGCCACTATTCGATAAGTCATCGGGCCTTGTGGGTTGGTTCGACGGAGCGAATTTGTTCGATGCCAATATCAGTTGGGTGGCATTCGTTGCTGATGGTCACTTCTTCTCGTCCGTGACACTGAGCTGGCTTGGTCGGCTAAACAAAGGGAGCGCCCTCGACCATCACGGGAAACCAGTTGCCTGGCTGGCTGGTACAATTCCGACCGGGCTTCTCGGCGACTATCGCCCGATGCCACCAATTATGCCGGTCCCGCCATCTCGCCCGCTAACACCCGCGACGCCGTTTAAGCCGTCCTCACAATTCATTCCCAATGTTGGGTGGTCCGAGTTGACGTGGCCAGAGTGGTTACGACAACGATGA
- a CDS encoding thioredoxin family protein yields MSELTREELDQRGGATVVEFGTSWCPHCQTIQSKMASLLTQYPQIQHLKIEDGPGQRLGRSFQVKLWPTLVFMREGRVIGQVVRPSQKEMEDGFSTLASAAGD; encoded by the coding sequence ATGTCAGAATTAACCAGGGAGGAATTGGATCAGCGAGGCGGAGCGACTGTGGTTGAGTTCGGCACCAGTTGGTGCCCGCATTGCCAAACCATTCAGTCAAAAATGGCGAGTCTGCTGACGCAGTATCCTCAGATCCAGCATCTCAAAATTGAAGACGGCCCCGGACAACGTTTGGGGCGATCATTCCAGGTCAAGCTTTGGCCGACGTTGGTATTCATGCGCGAGGGCCGAGTCATCGGTCAAGTGGTGCGTCCGTCGCAGAAAGAGATGGAGGACGGATTTTCCACGTTGGCATCGGCTGCTGGCGACTAA
- a CDS encoding protein kinase domain-containing protein — protein sequence MAISNLISSWAPDFTLPGVKNPLLPVETLSLSDYRGSWLLLIFYPRNFSFVCPTELTSFSSRSHDFQQRNCQLLALSVDPIESHVEWLRTAPADGGLGSLEFPLASDSDGVVAREYGVWSQAEGVSHRGTFIIDPDGVVQYSVVHNLSVGRSVDETLRVLDALQSGGLCPASWTRADGNLDLENALKPGRVLGQYRLIESRGDGAFGHVFAAWDSRLERSVALKVFKRQTRQSRQDILGEARAAAPLMHPNICTIYAVDEIDGLLVIAMELLHGQSLAEFLKKPSPLVVRLRIAEGIAAGLVAAHAKQIVHGDLKPDNIHVGEDSMARILDFGLARKRESLLIAVSQQTTSGSVPSFTDHPIGPLDETVRMPKEIVSENDEGGGISGTPAYMAPERWSDRAVAPANDIYAFGLILYELTTGQRALKQTDLTKLLKAIQDPGLPARLSSEMPPELGSLCAIMLAHEPEQRPTAVEIGKQLQSISVAYDQENT from the coding sequence ATGGCCATCAGCAACTTGATTTCGTCATGGGCCCCCGACTTTACGCTTCCCGGCGTCAAAAATCCGTTGTTGCCGGTGGAAACGCTCTCATTGTCGGACTATCGCGGATCGTGGTTACTTCTCATTTTCTACCCCCGCAATTTCTCGTTCGTCTGTCCGACGGAACTCACCAGCTTCAGCAGTCGATCGCACGATTTTCAGCAACGAAACTGTCAATTGCTGGCATTAAGCGTTGATCCGATTGAATCTCATGTCGAATGGCTTCGAACCGCACCTGCTGATGGAGGTCTCGGCTCGCTCGAGTTCCCCCTGGCATCCGATTCCGATGGCGTCGTCGCTCGCGAGTATGGCGTTTGGTCACAGGCGGAAGGGGTCTCGCATCGCGGTACGTTTATCATCGATCCAGATGGAGTTGTGCAGTACAGCGTCGTTCACAATCTGTCCGTTGGCCGCAGTGTTGATGAAACTTTGCGTGTGCTTGACGCCTTGCAAAGCGGAGGGCTGTGCCCTGCCAGTTGGACTCGTGCTGACGGAAACCTTGATCTCGAGAACGCGCTCAAACCAGGCAGGGTCTTGGGGCAATATCGCTTGATCGAAAGTCGCGGCGACGGGGCCTTCGGCCATGTGTTTGCTGCCTGGGACTCACGACTCGAGCGGTCGGTCGCTCTGAAGGTCTTTAAACGGCAGACGCGGCAGTCTCGCCAGGACATTCTGGGCGAGGCCCGCGCGGCGGCACCTCTGATGCACCCGAACATCTGCACGATCTACGCAGTGGATGAGATTGATGGGCTTCTTGTCATCGCGATGGAACTGCTGCATGGGCAGAGCCTGGCAGAATTTCTCAAAAAGCCATCTCCGTTGGTCGTCCGACTGCGCATTGCCGAAGGGATCGCCGCGGGGCTGGTGGCTGCTCACGCGAAGCAGATTGTGCACGGCGACTTGAAGCCAGACAATATTCATGTGGGGGAAGATTCCATGGCCCGCATTCTCGATTTTGGACTGGCTCGCAAACGTGAGTCCTTGCTGATTGCAGTGAGCCAGCAGACCACTTCAGGCTCTGTGCCTTCGTTCACAGATCACCCGATCGGTCCGCTCGACGAAACCGTGCGGATGCCGAAAGAGATCGTCAGCGAAAATGATGAAGGCGGCGGAATCAGCGGTACACCCGCGTACATGGCTCCAGAGCGATGGTCCGATCGGGCGGTGGCACCAGCGAACGATATCTACGCCTTCGGTCTGATTTTATATGAATTGACTACCGGTCAACGCGCCCTTAAGCAAACGGATCTCACTAAGCTATTGAAGGCAATTCAAGACCCAGGTTTACCAGCCCGACTTTCGAGCGAAATGCCACCAGAATTAGGCTCGTTATGCGCGATAATGTTGGCACACGAGCCTGAGCAACGTCCAACCGCAGTCGAGATTGGCAAACAATTGCAGTCGATTTCCGTTGCGTATGACCAAGAAAATACATAG
- a CDS encoding molybdopterin-dependent oxidoreductase has translation MLSRQLSRRRFIGQGSIGILALTIGTRTARSQQAPPAVADLITRQITPFNAEPPLPKLIENWITPVNSFFVRSHGTVPSLDAKELTLTVDGLVERSLTFRLAELLERFPAATTTATITCAGNRRAEFAAIKKVGGVQWDAGAIGNAEWQGVRLVDVLKLAGIKSGARHVWFEGQDEVTEKDNKFPFGGSIPLEKALDESLTGASLLATRMNGKPLTPDHGFPLRTIVPGFIGARSVKWLNRITVADRPSPNHFVADVYKVVPEENAELIAKTTPIYEFMLNSAICVPAAGATVAGHSLNVKGFALTNGTKGRKVQQIDVSADGGMTWKAAKVTSPVRDFCWVLWTADVPVTATTSSLLVRATDSSGEVQPEKCPWNYKGYQFNGWHKINVKQS, from the coding sequence ATGTTGTCCCGTCAACTTTCTCGCCGCAGGTTTATCGGTCAGGGCTCAATCGGTATTCTGGCACTGACGATCGGGACTCGCACAGCCCGATCACAGCAAGCGCCGCCAGCTGTAGCGGACCTGATCACTCGCCAGATCACTCCATTCAATGCCGAACCACCACTGCCAAAGTTGATTGAGAACTGGATCACACCGGTTAATTCGTTCTTTGTTCGCAGTCACGGAACGGTTCCGTCGCTCGACGCGAAAGAACTCACGTTGACAGTCGACGGGCTTGTCGAGCGGTCATTAACCTTCAGGCTGGCGGAGCTCCTCGAACGATTCCCCGCCGCCACGACGACGGCGACGATTACCTGTGCGGGAAACCGCCGCGCAGAATTCGCAGCGATTAAGAAAGTCGGTGGAGTCCAATGGGACGCAGGGGCCATCGGAAACGCAGAATGGCAAGGCGTTCGTCTGGTCGACGTGTTGAAGCTGGCAGGCATCAAATCGGGGGCCCGTCATGTCTGGTTCGAGGGACAGGACGAGGTTACCGAGAAGGACAATAAGTTTCCCTTCGGTGGCTCGATCCCACTTGAGAAGGCTCTGGACGAATCGTTAACCGGTGCGAGTCTGCTTGCAACACGTATGAATGGCAAGCCACTTACACCCGATCACGGATTCCCCTTGCGAACAATTGTTCCGGGTTTCATCGGAGCTCGTAGCGTGAAGTGGTTGAACAGGATCACAGTGGCTGACCGCCCTTCACCGAATCACTTCGTGGCCGACGTTTACAAAGTCGTCCCTGAAGAGAACGCCGAACTGATCGCGAAGACAACGCCGATTTATGAGTTCATGTTGAATTCGGCGATTTGTGTGCCTGCGGCAGGTGCGACGGTGGCCGGTCATTCTTTGAACGTGAAAGGCTTTGCGCTGACCAATGGAACCAAAGGACGCAAGGTGCAGCAAATCGATGTCTCTGCCGATGGCGGAATGACATGGAAAGCGGCAAAAGTGACGTCCCCGGTCCGAGACTTCTGCTGGGTTCTCTGGACAGCCGATGTCCCCGTCACCGCCACAACATCAAGCCTGCTCGTGCGTGCGACGGATTCTAGTGGAGAGGTTCAGCCCGAAAAGTGCCCTTGGAACTACAAAGGCTACCAGTTCAACGGTTGGCATAAAATTAACGTGAAGCAGAGCTGA
- a CDS encoding outer membrane protein assembly factor BamB family protein has translation MAACFRIVSAFIVVSSTCYLSAHSLGEDWPQWRGVNCTGIYRAAQKLPTTFSHSDNVKWSAEIGDGIGAATIVGGKLFVTSMRYLPGQEPKNDPANGETSELPTQFYVFCYDSATGDNLWQKQYSAGEKRLPTIHHTNSYASATPAADHERVYIYFTRIGLVALDVRSGEQVWQQKVPEPFFVFDWGPGMSPVLYNDCLFFCQDDDLTPTLYCLDKKTGEILWRDQRTDFAVSYSHPIVCETPNGPELVVAGTGKLIGYDIANGQRKWAAEIFCRNIKTTPQTKDGIVYLSVESFGISYQWRATADENGDGKITREEIINSRKDKDYGIPDAFWAKFARGDKNNDGVLEGDEIDEAFLDPSNKGGLLASEVQNRGGNETDWKKFDSESQTEASIQAVRGGGVGDVSRSHTLWKHKTKAVDHLVSPLVADGRMILVKSNGFLSAFETEQGKPLFVRKRFNNTSTYLGAPVYGDGKIYIPAENGKVVVFAAGDDFQEPLAINDMGESVINTVAIADGRIYIRSRNHIFCIGQ, from the coding sequence ATGGCCGCGTGCTTCCGAATCGTCTCCGCCTTCATCGTTGTCAGTTCGACTTGTTACTTGTCGGCGCACTCGCTGGGCGAGGATTGGCCACAATGGCGAGGAGTAAACTGCACCGGGATCTATCGTGCGGCCCAAAAACTGCCCACGACATTTTCGCACAGCGACAACGTGAAATGGTCGGCAGAGATTGGTGATGGAATCGGTGCGGCTACCATCGTCGGCGGCAAACTGTTTGTCACTTCAATGCGATATCTACCAGGTCAAGAACCGAAGAATGATCCTGCGAACGGCGAGACATCCGAGCTTCCAACTCAGTTTTACGTGTTTTGCTACGATTCGGCGACGGGTGACAACTTGTGGCAGAAACAATACTCCGCGGGCGAGAAGCGACTTCCGACGATTCACCACACGAATAGCTATGCCTCGGCGACGCCTGCAGCAGACCACGAACGCGTCTATATCTATTTCACGAGAATCGGCCTGGTCGCTCTGGATGTCAGGTCCGGTGAGCAAGTCTGGCAGCAGAAAGTTCCCGAGCCATTCTTCGTATTTGATTGGGGCCCCGGTATGTCTCCGGTGCTCTACAATGACTGCTTGTTTTTCTGCCAGGACGACGATCTGACGCCGACCCTCTACTGCCTCGACAAGAAGACCGGCGAAATTCTTTGGCGCGATCAACGCACCGATTTCGCTGTGAGTTATTCGCATCCGATCGTCTGTGAGACTCCCAACGGACCGGAGCTGGTCGTCGCGGGAACGGGAAAACTCATCGGTTATGACATCGCCAATGGGCAGCGCAAGTGGGCGGCCGAAATCTTCTGCCGCAATATCAAGACAACTCCGCAAACGAAAGATGGAATCGTCTATCTCTCAGTGGAAAGTTTTGGGATCTCGTATCAATGGCGTGCGACTGCAGACGAAAACGGTGATGGCAAGATCACTCGTGAAGAGATCATCAACAGCCGTAAGGACAAAGACTACGGCATCCCCGACGCATTCTGGGCGAAGTTCGCACGTGGAGACAAGAACAACGACGGAGTTCTGGAAGGGGACGAAATTGACGAAGCGTTCCTTGACCCATCCAACAAAGGCGGATTGCTTGCCAGCGAAGTGCAGAACCGCGGTGGTAACGAAACTGACTGGAAGAAATTCGATTCCGAATCGCAGACAGAAGCCTCCATTCAGGCGGTGCGGGGCGGCGGAGTGGGAGATGTCTCGCGATCGCACACCCTGTGGAAACACAAGACAAAGGCCGTCGATCATCTGGTGTCACCGCTCGTTGCGGACGGACGAATGATCCTCGTCAAATCCAATGGGTTTCTGAGTGCCTTTGAAACGGAGCAGGGCAAGCCACTTTTCGTGCGTAAGCGATTCAACAATACCAGCACGTATTTGGGCGCCCCGGTGTATGGCGATGGCAAGATTTATATTCCGGCCGAGAACGGTAAGGTCGTCGTATTCGCAGCAGGTGACGACTTTCAAGAGCCACTGGCGATCAACGACATGGGCGAAAGCGTGATCAACACCGTCGCGATCGCCGACGGGCGGATTTACATCCGGTCTAGGAATCACATTTTTTGCATCGGACAATAA
- a CDS encoding FAD-dependent oxidoreductase, which translates to MRRRDFLHLTVCGAAAGSTLFLPRFTRAAVDASATGQGRFDVVIAGGGLGGVAAALSALRSGLKVLMTEETDWIGGQLTQQGVPPDEHEWIESYGSTRWYRELRRDIREYYRRYYPLTEEARARWNLNPGSGGVSRLCHEPRVCLAVLESWLAPFIATRRLSLLLEHQVVAADIEHDQVRGVTVRSLRSGAKREVEAAYFIDATELGDLLPLTKTEFVTGCEGRAATGERHMPEKADPANQQAFTVCFAMDYVPDSDNTIEKPKEYNFWRDYVPPLTPPWSGKLLDLGSSHPHHLKPRRFAFDPTGATKSDQPNLWRYRRIASKDNFQIGTYAGDITLVNWPQNDYLLGNLIGVSDDDRLAHIARAKQLSLSLLYWLQTEAPRSDGKTGWRELRLRGDVLGTEDGLAKYPYIREARRIQAVTTIVEQDCGVEARALAIGQAESDVIAKAYPDSVGIGSYRIDLHPTTTGDNYIDFASLPFQIPLGSLVPVRVENLIPACKNIGTTHVTNGGYRLHPVEWNIGESAGLLIAFAKSRNTTPRAVHASVELRSAFQERLRAQGVEIQWPKGPF; encoded by the coding sequence ATGAGAAGGCGTGATTTTCTCCATCTGACGGTCTGCGGCGCTGCAGCAGGTTCGACGCTCTTTCTACCTCGCTTTACGCGTGCCGCAGTGGATGCGTCGGCAACTGGCCAAGGTCGATTCGATGTCGTGATTGCTGGCGGTGGACTTGGGGGTGTCGCCGCGGCGTTGTCCGCACTGCGTTCTGGATTAAAGGTATTGATGACGGAAGAGACCGACTGGATCGGCGGGCAACTGACACAACAGGGAGTTCCTCCAGACGAGCATGAATGGATCGAATCATACGGCAGCACGAGATGGTACCGTGAGCTGCGACGCGACATTCGCGAATACTATCGTCGCTATTATCCGCTCACAGAAGAAGCCCGCGCACGTTGGAACTTGAACCCGGGAAGTGGCGGCGTTTCTCGACTTTGTCATGAACCGCGAGTGTGTCTCGCGGTACTGGAAAGCTGGCTCGCGCCGTTCATCGCAACGAGACGACTTTCTTTGCTGCTGGAACACCAGGTCGTCGCAGCAGACATCGAGCATGACCAAGTGCGAGGCGTCACCGTTCGCAGCCTTAGATCGGGCGCGAAACGGGAAGTCGAAGCAGCGTACTTCATTGATGCGACAGAGTTGGGGGACCTGCTGCCGCTCACAAAGACAGAGTTCGTCACCGGGTGCGAGGGCAGGGCGGCGACTGGCGAGCGACACATGCCAGAGAAGGCTGATCCGGCAAACCAGCAAGCGTTTACGGTTTGTTTCGCCATGGACTATGTACCGGATTCGGACAACACCATCGAGAAACCGAAGGAGTACAACTTCTGGCGTGATTATGTGCCACCACTGACGCCGCCGTGGAGCGGCAAATTGCTGGATCTGGGCAGCAGCCATCCACACCACCTGAAGCCGCGTCGTTTTGCATTTGATCCGACTGGCGCAACGAAAAGTGATCAACCGAATCTTTGGCGTTATCGGCGGATTGCCAGCAAAGACAACTTCCAGATAGGAACATATGCGGGTGATATCACACTCGTCAATTGGCCACAGAACGACTATCTGCTCGGCAATCTCATCGGGGTCAGTGACGACGATCGCCTCGCTCATATTGCTCGCGCAAAGCAACTCAGCCTGTCATTGCTGTATTGGCTGCAAACGGAAGCGCCCCGTTCCGATGGCAAGACCGGGTGGCGCGAACTTCGCCTACGTGGTGATGTGCTTGGTACGGAAGACGGTTTGGCGAAATATCCCTACATTCGTGAAGCTCGGCGAATCCAGGCCGTCACAACGATTGTCGAACAGGATTGCGGGGTCGAAGCTCGAGCCCTCGCAATCGGCCAGGCCGAGTCGGACGTGATCGCGAAGGCATACCCGGACTCCGTCGGTATTGGCAGCTACCGGATCGACTTGCACCCCACAACGACAGGCGACAACTACATCGATTTCGCATCACTGCCATTTCAGATTCCACTAGGCTCGCTGGTGCCGGTCCGCGTCGAGAACCTGATCCCCGCATGTAAGAATATCGGCACCACACACGTCACGAACGGCGGGTATCGCTTACATCCGGTTGAATGGAACATTGGCGAATCGGCAGGTCTACTGATCGCATTTGCGAAGTCGAGAAACACGACCCCTCGGGCCGTGCATGCCAGCGTTGAATTGAGATCGGCATTCCAAGAGCGACTGCGAGCACAAGGTGTCGAAATTCAATGGCCGAAAGGTCCGTTTTGA
- a CDS encoding type VI secretion system contractile sheath domain-containing protein, translating into MSARMEFGFSFASPQVQSDRPRDDDAPLKVLVLGNFSGNGSVTGSQPQHALRQRPVIRIDIDRFDEVLQRLAPRVSLADGVSATTNQDFEIRELDDFRPERLLQRLPSVRALMDLRQKLTNSATFSQAAAELRQGLLANALSAQPTVDAPSASPSGPMEDDATLLERLLGQPSPGSSMSGKAPAPISEPLGVHQLIEQAVAPYIVPKADPQQGVYLSAIDKAIGDELRKVLHSPSFQSLEASWRSLQSLVSNIEDDGAIQVHLLDVAYDELLADIPKDDDQLGKWDLFRRLVGDSNQGVGAVPWGVIIGDFTIAARPNDFALLGALAATAERIQTPLITGAASSLLGCPQLSDASDPSGWQPLDAELSDRWQAIRRSSAAAWVGLALPRVLLRMPYGRETDEVEGFAFEEFSPDRCHEAFLWGNPAYLCAELIAQEFAADGWGMQLPLQTDVGDLPAYTYRDDGEVKLQPCAEFALGERAADAMLQRGLMPILSWKDRNAVRFVRFQSIAVPAAPLAGPWS; encoded by the coding sequence ATGTCGGCACGGATGGAATTCGGATTTTCGTTTGCAAGCCCGCAGGTTCAATCAGACCGTCCGCGAGACGACGATGCGCCGCTGAAGGTTTTGGTTCTTGGAAATTTCTCTGGAAACGGCTCCGTCACGGGATCACAGCCGCAGCATGCATTACGACAACGGCCCGTGATCCGGATCGACATCGACCGCTTTGACGAAGTCCTGCAGCGTCTTGCGCCCCGTGTGTCACTTGCGGATGGTGTAAGCGCTACGACGAACCAGGATTTCGAGATCCGTGAATTGGATGACTTTCGTCCCGAACGGTTGTTGCAAAGGTTGCCGTCCGTTCGGGCTCTCATGGATCTGCGCCAAAAGCTGACGAACTCCGCAACATTCAGCCAAGCTGCCGCCGAACTCAGGCAAGGTCTGCTGGCAAATGCGTTGTCCGCCCAGCCGACTGTCGATGCCCCATCGGCCTCGCCATCGGGGCCGATGGAAGATGACGCCACCCTGCTTGAGCGACTTTTAGGGCAGCCTTCACCGGGGAGCTCAATGTCTGGCAAAGCACCGGCCCCAATTTCCGAGCCCCTTGGCGTTCATCAGTTGATCGAACAAGCCGTGGCGCCATACATCGTTCCCAAGGCCGATCCGCAACAGGGCGTGTATCTATCCGCTATCGACAAGGCGATCGGCGACGAATTGCGAAAAGTCTTGCATTCCCCTTCGTTCCAGTCGCTCGAAGCGTCCTGGAGGTCGTTGCAGAGTCTCGTGTCAAACATCGAGGATGACGGGGCAATTCAAGTGCACCTGTTAGATGTCGCCTATGACGAACTGCTCGCAGACATTCCTAAGGATGACGACCAACTTGGAAAGTGGGACCTCTTTCGGCGGTTAGTTGGCGATTCGAACCAAGGCGTCGGCGCCGTGCCTTGGGGGGTGATAATTGGAGACTTTACGATCGCCGCACGGCCGAATGATTTCGCATTGCTTGGGGCGCTGGCCGCAACGGCAGAACGAATTCAAACGCCACTCATCACCGGAGCCGCAAGCAGCCTTCTGGGATGCCCGCAGCTCTCCGACGCTTCAGATCCATCTGGATGGCAGCCGCTGGACGCTGAGCTTTCCGATCGTTGGCAAGCGATTCGTCGCTCATCCGCGGCGGCTTGGGTGGGGCTCGCATTGCCGCGTGTTCTACTGCGAATGCCTTATGGTCGCGAAACCGACGAAGTTGAAGGGTTTGCGTTCGAAGAATTCTCGCCGGACCGATGTCACGAGGCGTTCTTATGGGGCAACCCCGCCTATCTCTGTGCCGAGTTGATCGCGCAGGAGTTCGCGGCAGATGGTTGGGGGATGCAATTGCCACTCCAGACTGATGTGGGAGATCTGCCTGCATACACCTATCGCGATGATGGTGAGGTCAAACTTCAACCCTGTGCCGAGTTCGCATTGGGTGAACGTGCAGCAGATGCCATGCTGCAACGAGGGCTCATGCCGATTCTGAGTTGGAAAGATCGGAATGCCGTTCGATTCGTCCGATTCCAGTCCATCGCCGTCCCTGCTGCACCACTTGCGGGCCCTTGGTCTTGA